The following proteins are encoded in a genomic region of Camelus ferus isolate YT-003-E chromosome 8, BCGSAC_Cfer_1.0, whole genome shotgun sequence:
- the LOC106729557 gene encoding F-box only protein 27, protein MGDLSQLPPELLLAVLSHVPPRPLLGRWRPLVDAPAQWLKMLARDHRALWTVPQLPAPRGPVRRNLLCKPGREESLQKSMVVPDLDELAVEENWEVMPRTPLQICFRSPYRWYHKQQQVLDLEEEGFRPELLDSVKIEVCFSDW, encoded by the coding sequence ATGGGGGATCTGAGCCAACTGCCACCAGAACTGCTCCTGGCGGTGCTGAGCCACGTGCCGCCGCGCCCGCTGCTCGGGCGCTGGCGTCCCCTGGTGGACGCCCCGGCCCAGTGGCTGAAGATGCTGGCCCGGGACCACCGTGCCCTGTGGACTGTCCCGCAGCTGCCTGCCCCGCGCGGACCAGTAAGACGCAACCTGCTGTGCAAACCTGGGAGAGAAGAAAGCCTCCAGAAATCAATGGTGGTGCCGGATTTGGACGAACTGGCTGTGGAGGAAAACTGGGAGGTTATGCCTAGGACTCCTTTGCAGATCTGCTTCCGGTCTCCCTACAGGTGGTATCACAAGCAGCAGCAAGTGTtggacctggaggaggagggtttCCGGCCGGAACTTCTGGACAGTGTCAAGATTGAGGTTTGTTTCTCTGACTGGTGA